One window of Nostoc sp. C052 genomic DNA carries:
- a CDS encoding cofactor assembly of complex C subunit B: MTKPDPNRVLRRLPIVVGGLGAVLLLINRLLTPELTQSQSRGDVVGVVLSAVLILTGLIWQQVQPRSPDIVELIGEEGFVLAADLPEAVKTELAWASHLLLTNTVTRSLVVFYQGKVLLRRGILGTKSEVVPGVILKQVLEKQKPIYLVALKIYPGRLEFDYLPENTQGVICQPIGNQGALILGANAPRSYTKQDENWIAGIADKLAVTLST, from the coding sequence ATGACTAAACCTGATCCTAATCGAGTTTTGCGGCGTCTACCTATTGTCGTGGGTGGGCTAGGCGCTGTACTTTTATTGATTAACCGTTTATTAACACCAGAACTAACCCAGTCTCAATCGCGTGGTGATGTAGTGGGTGTAGTTTTGAGTGCAGTGTTAATTTTGACGGGTTTAATTTGGCAGCAAGTTCAGCCGCGATCGCCTGATATCGTAGAACTAATTGGAGAAGAAGGTTTTGTACTCGCAGCAGATTTACCCGAAGCCGTGAAAACAGAGCTAGCCTGGGCATCTCATTTATTGTTGACTAATACAGTAACGCGATCGCTTGTGGTTTTTTATCAAGGTAAAGTTTTGTTGCGTCGTGGCATTCTGGGTACGAAATCTGAAGTTGTACCAGGGGTAATCTTAAAACAAGTACTCGAAAAACAAAAACCGATTTATCTAGTTGCTCTCAAAATCTATCCAGGTAGGCTTGAATTTGATTATTTACCAGAGAATACTCAAGGTGTAATTTGTCAACCTATTGGCAATCAAGGTGCGCTAATTTTGGGAGCAAATGCTCCTCGCAGTTACACCAAACAAGATGAAAACTGGATTGCGGGAATTGCTGATAAATTAGCCGTTACTCTTAGTACTTAG